A single genomic interval of Bactrocera dorsalis isolate Fly_Bdor unplaced genomic scaffold, ASM2337382v1 BdCtg169, whole genome shotgun sequence harbors:
- the LOC105230223 gene encoding queuine tRNA-ribosyltransferase catalytic subunit → MTTKVPPLTYKVIAECSVTKARAGLMTLRHGEVNTPVFMPVGTQGTLKGLLPDQLIELNCQILLGNTYHLGMRPGIETLQKAGGLHKFMSWPRGILTDSGGFQMVSLLKLAQIDENGVNFCSPFDNSECMLTPEHSIQIQNTIGADIMMQLDDVVKTTTVGPRVEEAMHRTIRWLDRCINAHARDEDQSLFPIVQGALDPELRKICADALIQRKVRGYAVGGLSGGESKHEFWRTVHVCTDLLPKDKPRYLMGVGFAADLVVCVALGIDMFDCVFPTRTARFGCALVNTGQMNLKNKKYENDMRPIDDECECSTCSRYTRSYLHHIAAMEAVSCSLLSIHNVAYQLRLMRSMREAIQRDQFPQFICDFMAKHFEGEPVPLWIREALQAVNVDLPPDDVKVKEAVA, encoded by the exons atgACAACTAAGGTACCACCTTTAACTTACAAAGTAATTGCTGAATGTTCTGTGACGAAGGCGCGAGCCGGCTTAATGACACTTCGTCATGGTGAAGTCAACACACCAGTCTTCATGCCAGTAGGCACTCAA GGTACTTTGAAAGGTCTACTGCCGGATCAGCTAATTGAGCTTAACTGTCAAATACTGCTAGGCAACACGTACCATTTAGGCATGCGCCCTGGCATTGAAACACTACAAAAAGCTGGTGGCCTACACAAATTTATGAGTTGGCCCCGTGGTATTCTAACCGATTCGGGTGGCTTTCAGATGGTTTCTTTGTTAAAGTTGGCGCAAATTGATGAGAACGGTGTAAACTTCTGCTCTCCATTTGACAATAGTGAATGTATGTTGACACCTGAACattcaattcaaattcaaaatactATTGGCGCCGACATTATGATGCAGTTGGATGATGTTGTCAAGACTACTACTGTTGGTCCGCGTGTTGAAGAGGCAATGCATCGTACTATACGTTGGCTGGATCGTTGTATAAATGCACATGCTCGTGATGAAGATCAAAGTTTATTCCCTATTGTACAGGGTGCATTGGATCCTGAATTGCGCAAAATATGCGCAGATGCATTGATACAGCGCAAAGTGCGCGGTTATGCTGTGGGCGGTCTTAGCGGCGGCGAAAGTAAACATGAGTTCTGGCGTACAGTACATGTGTGCACCGATCTGCTGCCAAAGGATAAGCCACGATATTTAATGGGTGTAGGTTTCGCTGCTGACTTGGTCGTTTGCGTGGCGCTCGGTATCGATATGTTTGATTGTGTCTTCCCAACACGAACAGCTCGTTTTGGTTGCGCGCTGGTTAATACTGgtcaaatgaatttaaaaaataaaaaatacgaaaacgACATGCGCCCCATTGATGATGAATGCGAGTGTAGCACATGCAGCAGATATACACGTTCGTATTTGCATCACATTGCCGCGATGGAAGCAGTATCATGTAGTTTGTTAAGTATCCACAATGTAGCATATCAGTTGAGGCTAATGCGGAGTATGAGAGAAGCTATACAACGCGACCAATTCCCCCAGTTTATATGCGATTTTATGGCAAAACATTTCGAAGGTGAGCCGGTGCCGTTGTGGATTAGAGAAGCTTTACAAGCGGTCAATGTCGATTTGCCGCCTGACGACGTTAAAGTGAAAGAAGCAGTTGCATAA
- the LOC105230221 gene encoding structural maintenance of chromosomes protein 5 yields MSRKLHRPIPCAEIASNAALSGKIKSVYCKNFVTYGECTFYPTEYLNVIIGPNGTGKSTLVAAIVLGLGGKPELLSRSSSIGDYVKNGRDEAVIKVEIYRDIPTKSVIFERSFPRNGKSTFKIGENVVGEKKYLSEIMEYKIQIGNLCQFLPQDRVQDFAKMDPQTIFINTLNSVCSQETINNFDELKKLRQSQLTEGDGVKKKKEELEQLQVHCNTLEQRLDRYNEQQEYLNKLDVCEAKKLHLEAHGLEEQMKQQTNDLSLAKQKLKKENKVYDAIMRRQNDIAKTSEQLARGVAQKEREEQTIASKKRNVEERIKDLKDRIEQARTIYLKKKREKADFDKDLQEETKMLSLLLQDLTKANENNAEKDWKAELNALAQQIHNMKEELGQHMKMRLEINSELDEKYGPEIGSLKRRLERANDVHAQKLELLQAKFPDVYRAVQWLRDHQHLFKGTVYKPMILELSVLDPEHAKYFENVISIRDLLAFTCEDKDDVSLLVSELCVKQKLHINVGHAPSSNRINYRPDIPIESIRFCGFTAYLIDLIEGPPAIINYLCSLNRIHTIPIGTADVNNRTDDIPNNINIFFGGNQSYAVRVSRYSGEKSIMQRQISGRNLLTSKNTNEILQNEARLRELIRGSDMLKNKRTALEAKIEEIKIKREDILAKIRTIKSKLEERPKLEEQCRRQNDKVKQLKNNVISLPELEQEFSEKAKNCLQQIMELQNEKIQILKKLQQILVDKKVAVVKERIFKQENEELINNIKEAKDNKVQAMRMVETVTQALEKTQQQLETKVAEARKAKKDCKSLELFNQLPDTMDELKEAINEFQARLECMGDVDQNIAAEFRQKCADIERLKNEMQNAEHNRHGLAAQINTLHERWYPEIENIVVTLNRHFSDFMTSMNYVGEVQLIRRDEHDYDTYGIQIMVQYRSNAQLQALDRHTQSGGERAVAIATYTLSLQHITHVPFRCVDEINQGMDANNERKIFEMLVKETTQVGRAQYFFVTPKLLPNLMYNERMSVHIVFNGKMVESQNTFAFQI; encoded by the exons ATGTCGAGGAAACTTCATCGACCCATTCCATGCGCTGAAATTGCATCAAATGCTGCCTTaagtggaaaaataaaaagtgtttactgcaaaaattttgt TACTTACGGGGAGTGTACATTTTATCCAACAGAATACCTAAATGTAATTATAGGACCAAATGGCACTGGAAAATCAACGCTTGTGGCGGCTATAGTGCTTGGCTTAGGTGGCAAACCTGAATTACTGTCACGTTCAAGTTCTATTGGTGATTACGTGAAAAATGGGCGCGATGAAGCCGTTATTAAAGTTGAGATCTACCGAGATATACCTACTAAGTCTGTGATTTTCGAAAGAAGTTTTCCACGAAATGGCAAATCAACATTTAAGATTGGGGAAAATGTTGTGGGGGAGAAAAAATACTTGTCGGAAATAAtggaatataaaattcaaattggtAATTTGTGCCAATTTCTGCCACAAGATAGAGTGCAAGACTTTGCCAAAATGGATCCACAaacaatattcataaatacCCTCAATTCGGTTTGTAGCCAAGAAACGATTAATAATTTcgacgaattaaaaaaattgcgccAAAGCCAGTTGACTGAAGGAGATGGTgttaaaaagaagaaagaggAATTGGAGCAATTACAAGTGCACTGCAATAC ACTTGAGCAACGTTTGGACCGGTACAATGAACAACAAGAATACCTAAATAAATTAGATGTTTGCGAGGCCAAAAAATTGCATCTGGAGGCACATGGTTTAGAAGAACAGATGAAGCAACAAACTAACGATTTATCATTAGCTAAacagaaacttaaaaaagaaaataaagtataCGACGCTATTATGCGGCGTCAAAACGATATAGCGAAAACTTCAGAGCAACTTGCTAGAGGCGTAGCTCAGAAG gaACGAGAAGAGCAAACAATTGCGTCAAAAAAACGGAACGTCGAGGAACGtataaaagatttaaaagaTCGCATAGAGCAGGCTCGAACAATCTATTTG AAAAAGAAACGTGAAAAGGCGGATTTCGATAAAGACTTGCAAGAAGAGACTAAAATGTTGAGTTTGCTTCTGCAAGATCTAActaaagcaaatgaaaataatgCTGAAAAAGACTGGAAAGCTGAATTGAATGCACTAGCCCAACAAATACATAATATGAAAGAAGAATTAGGACAACATATGAAAATGCGTTTGGAAATTAACAGCGAATTGGACGAGAAATATGGGCCCGAAATTGGTTCTCTAAAGAGACGATTGGAGCGAGCAAACGACGTACATGCTCAAAAGTTAGAG TTAttacaagcaaaatttccaGATGTTTATCGAGCAGTGCAATGGTTAAGGGATCATCAGCACTTATTTAAAGGCACTGTTTACAAACCAATGATTTTAGAG TTAAGCGTGCTAGATCCCGAACATgccaaatatttcgaaaacGTAATCAGCATAAGAGATTTACTTGCTTTCACTTGCGAGGACAAAGATGACGTTTCATTGCTTGTAAGTGAGTTATGCGTCAAACAGAAACTGCACATTAATGTTGGGCATGCGCCATCTTCTAATAGAATAAACTATCGCCCTGATATACCGATCGAAAGCATAAG aTTTTGCGGCTTTACTGCATATTTAATTGATTTGATTGAAGGCCCACCAGCAATAATTAACTACTTATGTAGTCTAAATAGAATACATACGATACCCATTGGCACAGCTGATGTTAATAATAGAACTGATGACATTCCAAACAACATAAATATCTTTTTCGGCG gTAATCAAAGTTATGCTGTCAGGGTTTCTCGCTATTCTGGTGAGAAATCCATTATGCAAAGGCAAATTAGCGGTAGAAACCTATTGACCAgtaaaaatacaaatgaaattttacaaaatgagGCACG CTTACGTGAATTAATACGTGGCAGTGATATGCTGAAGAACAAACGTACGGCTTTGGAAGCTAAAATCGAAGAAATAAAGATTAAACGCGAAGATATACTGGCCAAAATTCGGACAATCAAGAGCAAACTGGAGGAGAGACCCAAATTAGAGGAGCAGTGTCGGCGACAAAATGACAAAGTGAAACAACTGAAAAACAACGTCATTA gtTTACCCGAATTGGAGCAAGAATTCTCAGAGAAAGCGAAAAACTGTTTACAACAAATCATGGAgttacaaaatgaaaaaattcagattttaaaaaaattacaacagaTTTTGGTTGATAAAAAAGTCGCCGTTGTGAAAGAACGCATATTTAAGCAAGAAAATGAAGAGTTGATTAACAACATAAAGGAAGCCAAAGATAATAAGGTTCAAGCTATG CGCATGGTCGAAACCGTAACACAAGCATTAGAGAAGACTCAGCAGCAATTGGAAACAAAAGTTGCAGAGGCAAGAAAAGCTAAAAAAGACTGCAAATCACTCGAGCTCTTCAATCAACTGCCAGATACTATGGACGAACTGAAGGAAGCCATCAATGAATTTCAAGCACGTTTAGAGTGCATGGGAGATGTGGATCAGAAT ATCGCGGCTGAATTCAGGCAGAAATGTGCTGATATTGAAAGACTTAAGAATGAAATGCAGAATGCCGAACATAATCGCCACGGCTTGGCTGCGCAGATAAATACACTGCATGAGCGATGGTATCCCGAAATCGAAAACATTGTGGTGACGCTTAATAGACATTTCAGTGATTTTATGACTTCTATGAATTACGTGGGTGAAGTGCAGCTGATCAGGCGCGATGAG CACGATTACGACACGTACGGCATACAAATCATGGTACAGTATCGTAGTAACGCACAATTGCAGGCGCTCGATCGGCATACTCAGTCCGGCGGTGAGCGCGCAGTGGCAATTGCGACCTACACGCTGTCGCTTCAGCACATCACACACGTTCCTTTCCG CTGTGTGGATGAAATCAATCAAGGCATGGACGCTAACAATGAGCGAAAGATATTTGAAATGCTTGTGAAGGAAACAACGCAAGTGGGAcgtgcacaatattttttcgttaCCCCAAAg CTTTTGCCGAACCTGATGTATAACGAACGCATGTCGGTGCACATAGTATTCAATGGCAAAATGGTAGAATCTCAAAATACCTTTGCATTCCAAATATAA
- the LOC105230321 gene encoding meckelin, producing the protein MWVFVKQCFLCVNVFFQVLAVFASGHGNAHSTLLLANSSHTTYSFHQMSECKHDEFYDLDTFSCVACGKEDENLQSTPDKFSCECAANYVTIALYDTQHHNPLCAKKCSDILSTDKVCQVATANNSKTHCEFKLVNFTDPNNDFTPRSVASTRPIRLTPAGYHTNGICNICDLKYNYRYLDYCIANAVLKPYLKYNSFWQSTSANAVHFGDLKFVVFFCLALRNNTACSQLANLCIMSHYSSDKNSPCSAFLLTQVSDVAVKYASMDEHLQATKPSLFYKKGKETAKMLTEPLGVSPKQLQLFSTAYHLDGSLRRWGAFKMSHVNLCQMHAQSDAADWKPQQEIQFARFSKPIRCELTVENLIDLAKIYANNNFLSLFLNISRETSSDVKRVSLEALPILIEDITAENSRAPAAEWQLVKRFQLIEAQPRHARIHDQQSKYEDDFKLSLYRSLRYMEYFEMHYEIHDRNQIGIPLVKLRYRHVDLSANATLNAVHPFKLQITFERIAEATQRKFMFEVMLPAFLFIALTMAMLQMLNYRKRHNALTTTTAAATECCTPSSCLLEFLLHLSSYAANAALLCFVLYILVYPVQFLTQRSVAITLPIIKDDQRSLEILIYAAVLLKLIFICVHFWRISHFDLFLIDWERPRSCEANHFTLKNNLDTSSVCSSVRTFATENISTWRIIFIANEWIRLSAKQKHSAAWQGLLVLPLVQVFLSARWISQDLALQLFFIVTISLLIYIIQLLVCSFIFNRLFGDPLQKFIDLCSLSNISVFMLLEQSFGFYIHGRSPNGFADTDMYSMLTQMHRNSQHRCSRKGLLGDSDQQSYIILPPLNLRIYFEKLLAPYQRSYSISQAHFQKEINTIDAAMERSSATFNNLNRFLCAFIDHAIKDMDYIIKEKTFVEKLLNCECDNYLTENKGTFYIDNANSFDQLLLYGNSLNIFIMELALLLAAYMLTNKLIAAVAIVYILNKLLQHIYINWLRQNVTTKTSIDQRFLM; encoded by the exons atgtgggTTTTCGTAAAACAGTGCTTCCTTTGCGTAAACGTGTTCTTCCAAGTGTTGGCAGTTTTCGCTTCTGGACACGGAAACGCCCACAGCACATTATTATTAGCCAATTCAAGTCACACCACATACAGTTTCCATCAAATGAGCGAGTGTAAACATGATGAGTTTTATGATTTGGACACATTTTCATGTGTTGCCTGTGGCAAGGAGGATGAAAACTTGCAATCAACGCCAGATA AGTTCTCCTGCGAGTGCGCTGCCAATTATGTGACTATTGCGCTCTACGACACGCAACACCACAATCCGTTATGCGCAAAGAAATGCTCAGACATATTATCCACCGACAAAGTTTGTCAAGTTGCCACAGCGAATAACAGTAAAACACATTGtgaatttaaattagttaaCTTTACTGATCCCAACAACGACTTCACGCCGCGATCGGTTGCTTCAACGAGGCCAATCCGCTTAACACCAGCCGGCTACCACACGAATGGTATTTGCAATATttgtgatttgaaatataactaCCGCTATCTGGACTACTGTATAGCGAATGCGGTGCTCAAGCCATACTTGAAATACAATTCCTTTTGGCAATCGACCAGCGCTAACGCGGTACACTTTGGCGACCTAAAGTTCGTGGTCTTCTTCTGTTTGGCTCTACGCAATAACACTGCCTGCAGTCAGCTGGCGAATCTCTGTATAATGTCCCACTACTCATCGGATAAGAATTCGCCTTGCAGTGCGTTTCTGCTAACACAAGTCTCCGATGTGGCCGTCAAGTATGCCAGCATGGACGAGCACTTGCAGGCGACGAAACCGTCGTTGTTCTACAAAAAAGGCAAAGAGACCGCCAAAATGCTAACGGAGCCTCTGGGCGTAAGT CCGAAGCAGCTGCAACTTTTCAGCACTGCTTATCATTTGGACGGCAGTTTGCGTCGCTGGGGTGCTTTCAAAATGAGTCATGTTAATTTATGCCAAATGCACGCTCAAAGCGATGCCGCCGATTGGAAACCGCAACAGGAAATACAATTTGCACGCTTCAGCAAACCGATTCGCTGCGAATTGACTGTGGAGAATCTGATTGATTTGGCTAAAATATACGCAAATAATAactttttgagtttatttttgaatatatcgcGTGAAACGAGTTCCGATGTAAAAAGAGTTAGTTTGGAAGCGTTGCCAATTTTAATTGAGGACATAACAGCTGAAAATTCG CGTGCTCCAGCGGCAGAGTGGCAATTGGTGAAACGGTTCCAGCTAATCGAAGCCCAGCCTCGACATGCCCGAATCCATGATCAGCAGTCGAAATATGAAGACGACTTTAAGCTCTCGCTTTACCGCAGCTTAAGATATATGGAGTACTTCGAAATGCATTACGAAATTCATGATCGCAATCAGATCGGTATACCGCTAGTGAAGCTGCGCTATCGGCATGTTGACTTGAGCGCCAATGCAACACTGAATGCTGTGCATCCATTTAAATTGCAAATCACTTTTGAGCGCATCGCAGAGGCCACACAAAGGAAGTTCATGTTTGAAGTGATGCTGCCGGCCTTTTTATTCATCGCATTAACGATGGCTATGCTGCAAATGCTAAACTATAGGAAACGCCACAacgcattaacaacaacaacagctgcggCAACTGAATGCTGCACACCATCCTCTTGCTTGCTGGAATTCCTGTTGCACCTTAGCTCTTACGCGGCCAATGCAGCACTGTTGTGCTTTGTACTCTACATTCTCGTCTATCCAGTGCAATTTCTCACACAGCGCTCCGTTGCGATCACATTGCCAATCATAAAAGACGATCAACGCTCATTGGAAATTCTAATTTATGCAGCCGTTCTTTTGAAG ttGATATTTATTTGCGTGCATTTTTGGCGAATCAGCCACTTTGATCTGTTTCTCATTGACTGGGAGCGTCCGCGTAGTTGTGAGGCTAATCACTTCACTTTGAAGAATAATCTGGATACGTCATCCGTGTGCTCTAGTGTGCGCACATTTGCCACCGAGAATATTTCGACGTGGCGcataatttttatagcaaatgaATGGATACGTTTGAGTGCGAAGCAGAAACATTCCGCTGCCTGGCAGGGTCTATTGGTACTCCCATTGGTTCAG GTTTTCTTGTCAGCTCGTTGGATCAGTCAAGACCTTGCTCTGCAGTTGTTCTTCATTGTTACTATCAGCCTGCTGATCTACATCATTCAACTGCTAGTgtgcagttttatttttaaccgGCTTTTTGGTGATCCTCTACAAAAATTCATCGATCTCTGTTCGTTGTCCAATATATCTGTTTTCATGCTATTGGAGCAAAGCTTTGGGTTCTATATACATGGCAGATCTCCTAATGGTTTTGCAGATACTGATATGTACTCGATGCTGACGCAGATGCACCGAAACTCACAGCATCGCTGCAGTCGCAAAGGTTTATTGGGCGATTCGGATCAGCAGAGTTATATAATTTTGCCGCCTTTGAATTTACG AATTTACTTTGAGAAGTTGCTGGCGCCTTATCAACGCTCCTATAGCATATCTCAGGCACATTTTCAGAAAGAAATCAATACGATCGATGCAGCAATGGAACGCAGCTCAGCGACTTTCAATAATCTAAATCGATTTCTGTGCGCTTTCATAGATCAC GCTATCAAGGATATGGATTATATAATAAAAGAGAAAACTTTCGTTGAGAAATTGTTAAACTGCGAATGTGACAATTATTTAACGGAAA acAAGGGCACATTCTATATCGATAATGCAAATTCGTTTGACCAGTTACTGCTATACGGCAACAGTTTAAATATCTTCATAATGGAATTGGCCTTGCTTCTAGCGGCTTATATGCTGACAAATAAGCTAATAGCAGCTGTGGCAATCGTTTATATACTCAataag CTGCTCCAACATATCTACATAAATTGGCTACGCCAAAATGTAACAACGAAGACTTCCATTGATCAACGCTttctaatgtaa
- the LOC105230222 gene encoding replication factor C subunit 1, whose product MQRDIRSFYKSAATQKKVEPSNGEDDLENKKRKKRTARVISSDEDEIPESPMAKGKTPAKKKRTDKSPDATKPQNNKKPSLSKLKSSPSKKLRPVDPTALFGGETLRIEAKKPPPPKIVVKEFEDDDIDKSLMEVDLDQSIRAENDKLGEKREVRRSKSKTPRKSPHKDKQTPTKLEKSIDTPTPKLMKQEKEHSLADKVEKEKILTPKTDTKKEKNTPKVKKQHREDLESSVLSDEERHERKRLSAILYQKYKNRASVINPGSKEVPKGKPNCLAGLTFLVTGVLESLERDEAASIIKELGGKVMTTVGKRLNYLIVGEEAGPKKLVQAEEFGVNVISEDGLLDLIREKSGDLSKQSVKEEKQTGHDVEKTKHTSPKKEKKTVKEEKETKQQEKKKSGEQVKIHSSKKEVKGEKSSNKEKIVVKTEKIETDALNNAANEDNVETKKEIDDTMLPWVDKYKPTNVKEIVGQFGPTSNVSKLTNWLSKWYINHDGKKKLQKPNPWAKNDDGSFYKAALLSGPPGIGKTTTATLVCKELGFDTVEFNASDTRSKRLLKEEVAELLSNKSLYGYFHGQGKSVTKKHVLLMDEVDGMAGNEDRGGIQELIALIKESSVPIICMCNDRNHQKMRSLVNYCYDLRFNKPRTQQIKGRILSICCKEGFKIDSEKVDEIIEATNNDIRQTINHISLLSAGKYLKLPTSAKGTNKTAEKDLKMGPWEVVRKVFSADEHKHMTLNDKCDLFFQDYSMGPLFVQQNYLQVSPTGSKSDIPSKVACTADALSLGDLVDKRIRSNSAWSLLPTQAIFSSVLPGEYMSGHFTGQINFPGWLGKYSRSNKRSRLAQEIHDHTRLRTSASRQSIRLDYAPFLLAKIVRPLKELGMEGVEQSLEILKEYHLLREDIDSLVELTTWPGKKSLLDDVDGRVKAALTRTYNKEVLAYSYSVHAGVKKKKSEATEETEMYGMEGEDGGDAPVSDEEEDKIENDGLIKAKKSTATSSKAKAGSKAKAAGSSAASKKSTGKASTSKAK is encoded by the exons ATGCAGCGA GATATAAGATCGTTTTATAAAAGCGCAGCTACGCAAAAGAAAGTTGAACCGTCGAATGGCGAAGATGATTTAGAGAATAAAAAACGCAAGAAGCGCACTGCTCGTGTTATATCTAGCGACGAAGATGAAATACCAGAAAGTCCCATGGCTAAGGGAAAAACTCCGGCAAAGAAAAAGCGAACAGATAAGTCACCTGACGCTACAAAACCGCAAAACAATAAGAAGCCGTCATTGTCCAAGCTGAAAAGTTCGCCTTCAAAGAAGCTTAGACCAGTCGATCCCACTGCACTTTTCGGCGGTGAAACCTTGCGCATAGAGGCAAAGAAACCACCTCCACCAAAAATAGTAGTTAAGGAATTTGAAGATGATGACATCGATAAGAGCCTTATGGAAGTAGACCTAGATCAGAGTATACGTGCAGAAAATGATAAATTAGGTGAAAAGCGGGAAGTGCGACGTTCGAAGTCAAAAACGCCCCGAAAGAGTCCTCATAAGGATAAACAAACACCAACTAAGTTGGAAAAATCAATAGATACACCCACACCAAAGTTaatgaaacaagaaaaagaacATTCTCTTGCTGATAAAGTAGAAAAAGAGAAGATATTAACACCTAAAACTGAtaccaaaaaggaaaaaaacacaCCCAAGGTTAAAAAGCAGCATCGTGAAGATTTGGAAAGCa GTGTGCTCTCGGACGAAGAACGCCATGAACGAAAACGCTTGTCAGCCATACTCtatcaaaagtataaaaataggGCTAGTGTTATTAATCCTGGATCTAAGGAAGTTCCTAAG ggCAAACCAAATTGCTTAGCTGGTCTAACATTTTTAGTAACCGGAGTATTGGAATCACTTGAGCGCGACGAGGCAGCATCAATAATCAAAGAGTTGGGTGGTAAAGTGATGACAACCGTGGGTAAAAGGTTGAACTATTTAATTGTTGGAGAAGAAGCGGGACCCAAAAAATTAGTACAGGCCGAAGAATTCGGTGTAAATGTCATCAGTGAAGATGGACTATTAGATCTTATACGCGAAAAATCCGGAGACCTATCAAAGCAGTCTGTCAAAGAAGAGAAACAAACCGGGCATGATGTAGAAAAAACAAAGCACACAAGTCCTAAGAAGGAAAAGAAAACAGTAAAAGAAGAAAAGGAAACTAAACAACAAGAGAAAAAGAAGAGTGGTGAACAAGTTAAAATTCATTCTTCAAAAAAAGAAGTTAAAGGGGAGAAATCCTCTAATAAGGAGAAAATTGTAGTAAAAACGGAGAAAATCGAAACTGATGCACTGAATAATGCTGCAAATGAAGACAATGTCGAAACGAAAAAAGAAATTGATGATACAATGCTTCCCTGGGTCGACAAATATAAGCCGACAAATGTCAAAGAAATCGTCGGGCAATTCGGGCCAACAAGTAATGTTTCGAA ACTAACAAATTGGCTCTCCAAGTGGTACATCAACCATGATGGCAAAAAGAAACTACAAAAGCCAAATCCTTGGGCTAAAAACGATGATGGGAGCTTTTATAAAGCGGCATTGCTATCAGGACCGCCGGGTATTGGTAAAACTACCACAGCTACGCTGGTTTGTAAAGAATTGGGTTTCGACACAGTAGAGTTCAATGCATCGGATACTCGTAGCAAGCGGCTTCTTAAGGAAGAAGTAGCAGAGCTTTTGTCCAATAAATcactttatggatattttcatggACAAGGCAAATCGGTCACAAAGAAGCACGTACTTTTAATGGATGAAGTTGATGGAATGGCTGGTAATGAAGATCGCGGTGGCATACAGGAGTTAATTGCTTTAATCAAAGAATCCTCAGTGCCAATTATATGCATGTGCAATGATCGTAATCATCAGAAAATGCGTTCACTCGTTAACTATTGCTACGATTTGCGTTTCAATAAACCACGTACACAACAGATCAAGGGACGTATTTTAAGCATTTGCTGTAAAGAAGGATTTAAAATCGACAGCGAAAAGGTGGATGAAATAATTGAAGCGACTAATAATGATATACGTCAGACGATAAATCACATTTCGCTATTAAGTGCTGGCAAATATCTAAAACTACCGACTAGCGCTAAAGGAACGAATAAAACCGCAGAGAAAGACTTGAAAATG GGTCCTTGGGAAGTGGTGCGTAAAGTATTCTCTGCTGATGAACACAAACATATGACATTGAATGACAAATGTGACTTGTTCTTTCAAGACTACAGTATGGGACCACTATTCGTACAACAAAATTACTTACAAGTTTCACCCACTGGTTCCAA ATCAGATATTCCATCTAAGGTAGCCTGCACAGCAGATGCGCTAAGTTTGGGTGATTTAGTGGACAAACGCATACGTTCCAATTCAGCTTGGTCCCTACTGCCAACACAGGCCATCTTCAGTTCCGTACTGCCAGGAGAGTACATGAGTGGACACTTTACAGGGCAAATAAATTTTCCTGGCTGGCTAGGCAAATATTCGCGTTCGAACAAACGTAGCCGTCTAGCGCAAGAGATTCATGATCACACACGTTTGCGAACATCTGCTTCACGTCAGTCCATACGTCTGGACTATGCACCTTTTCTGCTGGCGAAAATCGTGCGTCCACTGAAAGAGTTGGGAATGGAAGGAGTAGAGCAGTCACTGGAAATACTAAAAGAATATCATCTGCTGCGTGAAGATATTGACTCGTTAGTCGAATTAACGACTTGGCCAGGCAAAAAGAGTCTATTGGATGATGTAGATGGTCGTGTGAAGGCCGCTTTGACGCGCACTTACAATAAAGAAGTACTTGCATATTCCTATTCAGTACATGCAggtgtaaagaagaagaaatctgAAGCAACCGAGGAAACCGAGATGTATGGCATGGAAGGGGAAGATGGCGGAGATGCGCCAGTGTCAGATGAGGAGGAGGACAAGATAGAGAATGATGGTTTGATTAag GCAAAAAAGAGTACAGCCACATCGTCGAAAGCTAAGGCTGGATCCAAGGCTAAAGCTGCCGGAAGCAGTGCGGCCAGTAAGAAGTCTACAGGCAAAGCATCAACTTCCAAGGCAAAGTAA